One genomic segment of Canis lupus baileyi chromosome 9, mCanLup2.hap1, whole genome shotgun sequence includes these proteins:
- the LOC140639747 gene encoding small ribosomal subunit protein eS4, X isoform-like — translation MARGPKKHLKRVAAPKHWMLDKLTGVFAPRPTTGPHKLRECLPLIIFLRNRLKYALTGDEVKKICMQRFIKIDGKVRTDITYPAGFMDVISIDKTGENFRLIYDTKGRFAVHRITPEEAKYKLCKVRKIFVGTKGIPHLVTHDARTIRYPDPLIKVNDTIQIDLETGKITDFIKFDTGNLCMVTGGANLGRIGVITNREKHPGSFDVVHVKDANGNSFATRLSNIFVIGKGNKPWISLPRGKGIRLTIAEERDKRLAAKQSSGQNGP, via the coding sequence ATGGCTCGTGGTCCCAAGAAGCATCTGAAGCGTGTAGCAGCTCCAAAGCATTGGATGCTGGATAAACTGACTGGTGTGTTTGCCCCACGCCCAACCACTGGCCCCCATAAGCTGAGAGAATGTCTCCCTCTCATCATTTTCCTAAGGAACAGACTTAAGTATGCTCTAACAGGAGATGAAGTAAAGAAGATCTGTATGCAGCGTTTTATTAAGATTGATGGCAAGGTCCGAACTGATATAACCTACCCTGCTGGTTTTATGGATGTCATCAGCATTGACAAGACAGGGGAGAATTTCCGTCTGATCTATGACACCAAGGGTCGATTTGCTGTTCATCGGATTACACCTGAGGAGGCCAAGTATAAGTTGTGCAAAGTGAGAAAGATCTTCGTGGGAACAAAAGGAATCCCTCATCTGGTGACTCATGATGCTCGCACCATCCGCTATCCAGATCCCCTCATCAAGGTGAATGACACCATTCAGATTGATTTAGAGACAGGAAAGATTACTGATTTCATCAAGTTTGATACGGGTAATCTGTGTATGGTGACGGGAGGTGCTAACCTGGGAAGAATTGGTGTGATCACCAACAGAGAGAAACACCCTGGTTCTTTTGATGTAGTTCACGTGAAAGATGCCAATGGCAATAGCTTCGCCACCAGactctccaacatttttgttaTTGGCAAAGGCAACAAACCATGGATTTCCCTCCCCCGTGGAAAGGGTATCCGCCTCACCATTGCTgaggagagagacaagagacTGGCGGCCAAACAAAGCAGTGGGCAAAATGGTCCCTAG